atcaattcccacagaattagatccttgtttgtccacgaacaaggccaagcctcaagaacagggagaaaggtttgaaagagtGGAAACTCGCTTGACCTCAATAACCATACTCTTACCACACATCTATGAACCATACAAGCTGTAGACTCAGACCACACACCCTTACCAGAACACCCACGATCGCTGTTTGAAAATCAGCTCCAAACTCTGTATCTCATACCTGAAAAAGGGTACACTATCGAGACAAAACTCCTTAAATTCAATTAAGAACAacgtgagcttctcatcacaggcactattcagggtagacAGGCTAGGTAAGGAACATGTTATTTTATGGTGAAGctaagagtgtttaggggctaccaaaTTTAAGtggatgcaggatatcgcgcAAAATAGTAGGAGAGGacggatccattgatgtccacagccctTACTCGTTTCTGCTTAACGGGTGCAGTTGTTCTCTCCTTCGGATCAACCGTGGGACTGTTCTTCAGTTCTTGACTTCCTTTGCCTACTCCTCAAAAATTGGTACCAACTCCTTGCTCAACCTTCCCAGTGGCgtgtgtttatatattattattattattattattattataattttttttttttttttacatacaaGGTGATGGGGTTGCGAGGGAGAGGCAACATAATGAATGTTTCGCAGCCACTGGTGGTCTATTCTTTTGTTTCTCACTGGTCGCCATTGTTCCTCTGGTTAGAACATGCACTCATAGACTGTTATCTTGTTAGAGCATGATCTCATCGACTGTTCTCTTCATGCTTGATCTCTCTTCTCTGAGTGTATGGCATTAACGAGTAAGaggctgcgttgatcctttcctctcggacccttttgcacatatctgcacatatgacactgaaaaacagaGTGGATGAGGGTAAAAATAAAGGCTTAGGCGCaaggtgggaactagctaaagatgagctagccactgaggatcagcaagattggtaaaaggagtaagaagtcctgagtgtaagtctcgtttccctgatctagtgcccataacaagaagaatttcaatcaagattaggttcaagttaggtggagttgagtctacccagtgtaacctgatcggttgagagcttctggagaatcaaatgagataagtcaggggtgttccaggtccaagtGTGGGTCTTTCATCACTCCTAAGGTCACTGGATAAGAAAGTTagagcacgaggtggttaaaaGATTATCACAACacaaggtcctaattcccacaagagTTTTAGCTGACTCGATCCTAAACTGTCTCAATAAAACATCCAAATGACATAGGGACTGACTCAGAAATAAAGACATAGAGTATCAGCACACAACAAGTGCTTCCCCTAGACTTAATTTACACCATCCCTGGTGTGAAACCAAATCGAGGTCAGCCAAATAACAACACAAAgcataaaaataaagagttcAGATGGATAGAACAATGGATAGAGAATAGTCCTTGCGGACTCAGTCAGCCTCGCCGCTCTCGGCTGGATCAAATGAACGTTTGTTGCGCGAGCGATGAACCTCCTCAGTTGAAGTGCATGTTCCCATAGGCACCTTTCCTGGACGGTGCGATCGTGGAGTCTGCTCTGCTTGTGTCTGGAACAGGCGATGAGTTGTTCCACCAGAAGAACAGTCCTTCGATTGTTCTGACTGAAGTGTTcgatttttcttgtttttgaccTGCAAACTAAAtctgaaaagaaataaaatagactatagaaaacaatatatacactcaccagtgggttgcctcccaccaagcgcttagttaaagtcattagcttgacttggCTCAGCCGATCAGGCTGATGGGGGATCGCTTAGGGGAATTTCTTCACCCTCTGCGATAGTGGAGTCAGTAAGGTAATGCTTGATGCGCTGACCATTGACGACGAACTCGTCTCCCTTTCTGTCCAGCAACACAAAAGCTCCGTAAGGGCGGACTTCCTTAACGGTGAAGGGTCCGGACCATCTAGATTTCAGCTTGCCTGGGAACAGCCTAAGTCTGGAGTTGAAGAGCAAGACCTTATCGTTTGGTTTGAAACGCCTGGCAATGATTCGCTTGTCATGGTAGGCTTTGGTCTTCTCCTTATAAATTTTGGAACTCTCATAGGCGAGGTGCCTTGTCTCTTCCAGCTGATGGACTTGGATCATGCGCCTCTCAGTTGCTGGCTTGATGTCGAAATTCAGTAACTTGACCGCCCATGCAGCCTTGTATTCGAGCTCGACAGGAAGATGACAAGCCTTACCGTAGACCAGGTGATAGGgggttgtgggaaccgaaattcacaccgtcgatttttgttaatcggaggaaagccaagctaacctagccttccctgaaggtcccggttatctgctgggccacgcacaacacaatcaatatgaaagattcgaaagtaataaatcgtaaaagagcgaaaagagaacaaagaggtcttatttccgaattcgcgtttgagcgtgaacaacaggtaagatcctaggccacgagagctgtcggtatgttcgctagtctagccacctaagttctaacctagtcgagtcgcagctcgatagtaaaaatgaaaaaatgcctaaattgctctaagtattaagtttgctcagATGTGCTCTTCTGTCCCTTACCTCTTCGTCATtggtcctccttatatactcctccttaggtcggtttacaTCTTCTtgggccggatttgtcgcgaaacgggcttttccatatttccttcttctttgtgattatcttcggaaatttgacatttatctcttcccgcggatgagataaaccgtcataccagtgTTCGggctcaagtcttttgggaccatagatgggccgttgtccacaattcggaccctctttaggccgtatcgagacttaagcgttttttacgattttactcgcgaagtagccgttggcataggcatggttcttccaacggaaccctatttcttcgcatagccgaggcagttggtgttaagttaactgtaacctgctctactacgaagaataggaaaccgttcgagagacataaccttcccaacttcccgaatactttcaacgatgttttttagacggaacattggtgtcgtatccacggacccgaagactgagttacggaaaattcggacgaagatgcaaggttatgggatgggaccgggttcggaatgaCCCACAgagaattggccgcgctcgccgggcgagTTGGCTCGTGTCACGACCGAGCTCGCCGGTGAGTCGACCGGcgacacggccgtgctcgccgggcgagctggcttgtgtcacggccgagctcgccgacgacacggccgtgctcgccgggctagctggctcgtgtcgcggccgagctcgccggcgagtcggccggcgacacggtcgtgctcgctgggcgagctggctcgtgtcgtggccgagctcgccggtgaGTCGACCGACAACACGGttgtgctcgccgggcgagctggcttgTTTCATGGTCGAGCTCACCGGGCGATCTGTTTCGGCTATTTGTCTGCTAGGTTTTTAAAGTTTTGAACGAGATTCTGTTTATctgaggactttcggacatcgattccgccgtgaccgattttgaccccaacagggATGGTCCCTAGCGGTGTTTTGTAGGCTGTTCTGTAGGCCCAGAGAGCATCGTCCAGCTTAAGCGACCAGTCTTTGCGCGAAGTATTGACAGTTTTCTGTAGAATGTTCTTGACTTCCCTGTTGGAAACTTCAACCTGTCCACTCGTCTGGGGGTGGTAAGCGGTAGCCACCTTGTGTTTCACCCCATTCTTCTTCAACATGCCCTGAAAtgccttgttgatgaagtgtgttCCGCCATCGCTAATGACCACTCTAGGTACCCCAAATCTCGGAAAGATGATGGAGCTGAACATCTTAGTTACCACTTTTGCATCATTAGTGGGACTCGCCACTGCttctacccacttggagacatagtcaACGGCGACCAGGATGTACTTGTTCTTGAAGGGCGgagggaatggtcccatgaagtcgaCTCGCCCAATAGTCGAACACCTCAACTTCTAAAATGTAATTCTGAGGCATTTCATTCCTTTTGCTGATGTTCCCAAGTCACTGGCATGCATCGCATCGAGCTATATAGGCGTGAACATCTATGAACATAGTTGGCCACCAGAAACCTGCTTGGAGGATTTTGGAAATCGTTTTGAATGTGGCGAAGTGCCCTGCATAAGAGGAACCATGGCAATGATGTAGAATCCCTGGAATATCTGCCTCTGGAACACACCTTCTGAATATGCCATCCTTGCAATGTTTGTACAAGTAAGGTTCATCCCAAACATACTGCCTCGCCTCTCTTAAAAATTTTCTCTTCTCGTTTCCAGTGAACTTAAGTGGTTCCTTTTCAGCAGCTAGGAAGTTCGCAATCTCAGTAAACTAAGAGAGGTGAGAGTACTACTTTTGGATCGCTGCTACTGGTTGTTCCGGTACGCGAGAACAATCGAATGTTATGCTCAGGGGTTGTTTCGCGAAGCGCAGACCAATCGCGTTGACGTGTTCCACTGTGTGTTCTTCCTCAAGAGCTGTGTCGTCCTCAATCTTCATTCTGGACAAGTGGTCTGCAAACACCCATTCTCGACTCCCTTTTTGTCTTTTATCTCGAGATCAAattcttggagaagaagaatccacctcaacaacctcggttttgcatccttctttgtGAGCAAGTACTTAAGAGCAGCATGGTCTGTGTGCACAATCACCTTTGATCCCACCAGGTAGGATCTGAACTTCTCGAATGCAAAAATAGTAGCCAGGAGTTCCTTCTCAGTCGTAGCGTATCTGCATTGAGCTTCATCCATGGTTTTGCTTTCATAATAAATGACATGAAGTTTCTTATCCTTGCGCTGCCCAAGGACTGCTCCAACTGCAAAATCGCTAGCATCGGTCATGATCTCAAAAGGGAGATCCCAGTCTGGCGGTTGTACAACAGGTGCGCTGACTAGAGCTCCTTTGATCGTATGGAACGCAGCTATGCACTTGCTGTCGAAATCAAACTTGATCTCCTTGCAGAGCAGTCTGGTGAGTGGTCTCGCTATTTTTGAGAAATCCTGGATGAACCTCCTGTAAAACCCTGCGTGACCCAAGAAGCTTCTGATAGCTTTCACAGTTGTTGGTGGCTGCAAGCTCATCATCACCTCGACCTTTGCCTTATCTACCTCAATGCCTTTCTCGGAGATCTTATGCTCTAGAACAATCCCATCTCCGACCATGAAgtggcacttctcccaattgagcACCAGATGTTTCTCCTCACACCTTTTGAGtaccctgcacaagtttgacaaacagacactaaaggagcttccatagacagtgaaatcgtccatgaaaacctccataatgtctTCAATCTGgtcagtaaagatcgacatcatgcagcgCTGAAATGTTGCTGGCGCATTGCACAGGCCGAATGGCATTCTCCTGTATGCGTACGTTCCGTATGGGTATGTGAACGTCGTCTTGTCCTGATCGTTCGGATGGATAGGgatctgaaagaaacctgaataaccatctaaaaTGCAGTAATGTGGATGGTTAGCCaatctctcaagcatttgatcaatgaagggaAGTGGAAAGTGATCCTTTCTAGTGGCAACACTTAATTTTCTGAAATCAATGCACATGCGATGTCCTGTCACTATTCTAGTAGGGatcaattcattcttttcatttgtgataACAGTGATCCCACCTTTCTTAGGTACTACATGAACATGGCCAACCCACTTACTATCAGATATGTCATAAATCACACCCACttcaagaagtttcattatctctttcttaacaacagcttttagattcgggtttaacctcctctgatgttcaacagaagtcattgattcatcttctaggtGCATTCTATGCATGCATATATCAGGTGAGATGCCAGGTATGTCAGCTAGTGAATATCTTAATGCCTTGCGATACTTCCTAAGCTCACACAAAAGCAATGCAGTTTCCACATTATTGAGTTCAGCGTTCACAATGACTGGGTAAGTAGAACTCGGACCTAAGAAAGCGTACCTGAGCCCCTTGGGAAGGGGTTTTAGCTCAACCTTGGGAGCCTTCAACTCGCTCAAGGGATCATCAGGTAGGTTCGGCGGAACAGGCGAGTTCGGTAAAGGGGTCGCTCAAGTTGGAGTGTTCTCGTCCTTGTTGCTttcttcccccagacttagactcGCCACCATTCTTCCCATACTCCTTGCGGAGTCAAGCATCTTAGCATAcccgtctgcgtcaatgttctCGACACTCTGCTCGGCCTCAGCTCTTACTAGTGCAAGCTCAAGTGGATCTTCTGTAAGAATCTCCTCGATCATCCCGTCGCGAGGTTGCAACGGATCAATCCCTTCATCCACCTCGAAGGACTGTCCATCCAGCATCAGCTTATTCAGCAACTCATCCATCTCGAACTGCATGACTATTTCCCCCAGATTGAGATCAATCTTCCCTTGCCGCACATCAATGATGGCTCCAACAGTACATAGGAACGATCTTCCTAAGATGAGAGGATCTTTGGATTCCTCTTCCAGCTCTAGAACTACGAAGTCTGCTGGAACAGAGGTGTTCCCGACTTTTACTTGGAGATCCTCTAGAATACCAACCGGGGATTAAACTGATCTATCCGCGAACACCAATGACATCTTAATTGGTTTGAAATGCGTGTATCCCAGACGTCGTGCTACAGAGTAGGGCATGAGGTTTACGCTGGATCTCAGATCAACCAAGGAGAATGAGAAAACTGTCTTCCCAATCTGGATAGAGAGGACGAACTTGCCAGGGTCTCCTCGCTTCTTTATCTGCCTGTTCTGAAGCACGGCGCTGCACTCCTTAGAGACAGTCATGAATTCGCTCTCCTCTGATATTTTTCCTGAGATCAATCCCTTCATAAAGCTGCGCATGGAGGGCATCATCTGGATCGCATCCATCAAGGGGAGTCAGACGGTTAGGTCCTCCAGCATCTTTCTGTACTTCATCTTCTCTCGGTCCTTACGAGTAGCCTTTGCTGGAACAGGGTAAGGGACTTTAGGAGTTTATTCGCGAGCAGGAACAGGCTCTGGGATCGGGTGGACAGCCTCAGCTGGTTGTTCTGGCCCTGGCGAATTGGTTCCAACTGTTGGTTCCCTCTCCTTCTCAGCTACCGGGGTTTCGGCTGGTGGTTTTTCCGACTCTTTCTGCTTCCCCTTCTCAGCCGCAGTGAACCTCTTCTTTACCGGCTCAGACAGTTGCTTTCCACTTCTCAACTCAACCGCATTGCACTCCTTAGGGTTTTTGTCGGTTTTCCCAGGTAGAGTACCTTGTTTCCTCTTGACGCTCTCAGCAGTCGGAGCAATCTGAATGTCCATCTGTCTCATATGACTCGTGACATTGTCGTATTTGGTGCTCAAATCGCTGAATATATGGTTCATTCTGGTATTGATCTTGGTAGTAAACTGGTTTAGAGCCTTCCCTTGGAGCTGTTGTCCTTGGAGCAGCTGCTGCAACATAGCTTTAGCTTTTTTCTCATCTTGCGGAACAGCGACAGGAGCGGAGGTAGCTGGCTGAGTGTTCTGGTGTTTCTGCATCTGAGGAGGATTATTCTGCGGTTGGCTTAGAACATAGGTCCGGGGTTGGTAGTTCTTTTGATTCCCGACATACTGACCTTGGTTACTCTGTGCAGGATCAGCTGGTTTGTCTTGCTTAGGCCAGAAAAGCTGTGGATTGTTCCTCACGTTAGGGTTTGGGTGGTAGTTTTTGAGCTGCCATCCTTGCCCATTCACGTAGCTCACCTCTTGCTGATCGTCTCCTGATATTTCAGCATCAAACGCCAGGTAACCGGCACTCTTCTCAGGAGCTGCTTCTTCCATTATGAACACTTGGCTTTGGTTTCCCTTAAGCAGTTGGTCCACCTTTGCAGCGAGATCATCTATGCTGTTCACACTCTTCGAGGGGtcatgctccttgttcttgtttagtGAACTTgaagccatgttctcaatcagctcgaacgcaccaggtgtggtttgagtcatgaagtctccattacTCGAAGAATCATGGGTGTTTCGAAACTCATAGCTCACTCCATCATAGAACACCTCCAATATATAGTCATCGTCAAACCCATGGTGCGGGCACTCTCTCTGGTACTCCTTGTACCTCTCCCAAGCTTCATGAAAAGGTTCATCAGACTTCTGCTCGAAATTGGAGATCTTGTGTCGTAGAGCCGCGGTTTTAGACTTCGTGTAGAAGTGGCTcaggaacgctgatcggacctggTTCGATGAGGTAAGAGAACCGGTCGGCATAGATTGGAGCCAGCGAGAAGCTTTCCcttcaagagagaatgggaacagCGTGCATTTGACATAATCTGGTGGCACTCCGTTAGAGCGAGAGAAATTGCAGATTCTCTCAAAGGCTTCGATGTGGTCCATCGGGATGTCAGTAGTGAGACCGCTGAACGTGCTCTTCTGTACCAGATTTATCAGTGTAGGTTTGATCTCATAGTCTTGCCGAGTGCAAGGAGGAGGGTTGATGGGGGAGCGGTTAGTAGCGAAGTTCCGCGGAAGGTTCCGCTCCCCAATAGGAGCACCACACTCTTCTCGCGCAGCGTTCTCAGCTAATTCTTGAGCAGCTTGTTGCTGATtttggatggtctgctgcatcTGCAACATCTGTTGTTGCTGAGTCTGCATTTGTTGTTGAATGATTGCCAATGCAGCAGTGAGGTCATCCTGATTGCCGTGATCACTCATGTTGGTGTCAGTTGTtctcggctgttgacggttcTGTCTTTCTAATCTTGCGAGTTCGTCGTTGGTCAGTTGATGTAGTGGTCCTTGTGCGctgctccgagtatgtctactggtcatgcacttggatcatctgttccaacaaagaattaaaagcaagttagatatctcagactaaatattaaaccaaaaaataaaggtaaaagcctggtccccgtcgcaacggcgccaaaatttgatacactaaaaatgaatccttgctactgtcaagttaacagtggtaattgtaatatttgagattcaatccagaggaccagtttactctttactcttatgagttcaatattaGCTGGGAAACAAGTGGGGTTTTAAAATCAATGGTGACGCAAGTAACTAGAATACCTAgagattcaaattcgatttaaataaaagccggcttagggttgttcatcgggtgtcaatgcggaaccaaacaactattcaagtgcaatgaggtgcagtctagaactcggatcactcggcTAGAGCAATCCACTATCGTGGACTTGTTCCCTTTGCTGATCGATCATGAGTCCTAAGCTCTCACTTGGAACAAGATGTGATAgcaagccttagagatcaggtctgattagttcacttaataccctaatatctactctcgctgatcaGGAATatgaagctcattcaatatatgtcaatttatctcctaagcggttagctaggtgattaaaCTAGAGATCGAACATTAAATGATCAATTCAatgcaagcagtaagaacaatataAATGAAGAACATTTAAAATCACTTATTTGCGTTTAGCTCATGCGATTgacaccctaaaaccctaagcaagcttagtcgactactcaatcataaagcaagaTGACACATACATGATTTCttaataatactgcatataaaa
This genomic stretch from Brassica napus cultivar Da-Ae chromosome C9, Da-Ae, whole genome shotgun sequence harbors:
- the LOC125592585 gene encoding uncharacterized protein LOC125592585: MAYSEGVFQRQIFQGFYIIAMVPLMQGTSPHSKRFPKSSKQKLRCSTIGRVDFMGPFPPPFKNKYILVAVDYVSKWVEAVASPTNDAKVVTKMFSSIIFPRFGVPRVVISDGGTHFINKAFQGMLKKNGVKHKVATAYHPQTSGQVEVSNREVKNILQKTVNTSRKDWSLKLDDALWAYRTAYKTPLGTIPVGACHLPVELEYKAAWAVKLLNFDIKPATERRMIQVHQLEETRHLAYESSKIYKEKTKAYHDKRIIARRFKPNDKVLLFNSRLRLFPGKLKSRWSGPFTVKEVRPYGAFVLLDRKGDEFVVNGQRIKHYLTDSTIAEGEEIPLSDPPSA